A region from the Spirochaetota bacterium genome encodes:
- the trxA gene encoding thioredoxin, which produces MGNYIELNESNFENEVLKSDLPVLVDFWAPWCGPCKMISPFIDEIAKEYTGKLKVCKLNTDEGFEISSKYQIVSIPTLILFIGGKEIKRIIGAMPKNQIVKFIEENLKK; this is translated from the coding sequence ATGGGAAATTATATTGAGCTTAATGAATCAAATTTTGAAAATGAAGTATTAAAATCAGATTTACCTGTTCTTGTTGACTTTTGGGCTCCATGGTGTGGTCCATGTAAAATGATATCTCCATTTATTGATGAAATAGCTAAAGAATATACAGGGAAATTAAAAGTTTGTAAATTAAACACAGATGAAGGTTTCGAAATATCTTCCAAATACCAAATTGTTTCAATACCAACATTAATTCTTTTTATAGGTGGAAAAGAAATAAAAAGAATTATAGGTGCTATGCCAAAAAATCAGATAGTTAAGTTTATTGAAGAAAACTTAAAAAAATAA
- a CDS encoding tetratricopeptide repeat protein: MKKKIKKIIILTFIIFTTFIFHINKLNIIYSEEENKNFIEGEKYYIQSKFQIAKQYLILALNEGYKNVLLFYYLGNIYFFDKDYKEALKYYLIAIEYNKYEKELNYNIGLTYYMLEDYVNSIKYFNNCLKIDPIFDSAYLQLGFCYFKLKDKAKTIENFQYYVAYTKNEEKKEKILKILELLKDPNFKFPENTQVASSSSSTQGTSTSGSGSGSGSSGSGTSSSSGSTSSLSSLLDSILNDPETVEISEPTGEETENEEDI; this comes from the coding sequence ATGAAGAAAAAAATAAAAAAAATTATAATATTAACTTTTATAATTTTCACAACTTTTATATTTCATATAAATAAGTTAAACATTATTTACTCTGAAGAAGAAAATAAAAACTTTATTGAAGGTGAAAAGTATTATATTCAATCTAAATTTCAAATCGCGAAACAATATTTAATTCTAGCTTTAAATGAAGGATATAAAAATGTCTTATTGTTTTATTATTTAGGAAACATATATTTTTTTGATAAAGATTACAAAGAAGCTTTAAAATATTATCTTATTGCTATTGAATATAATAAATATGAAAAAGAACTCAACTATAATATAGGTCTCACTTATTATATGTTGGAGGATTATGTAAACTCAATAAAATATTTTAACAATTGCCTTAAGATTGATCCTATATTTGATAGTGCTTATTTACAACTTGGATTTTGTTATTTTAAACTTAAAGATAAAGCAAAAACAATAGAAAACTTTCAATATTATGTTGCTTATACTAAAAATGAAGAAAAAAAAGAAAAAATATTAAAAATATTAGAACTTTTAAAAGATCCAAACTTTAAATTTCCCGAAAATACTCAAGTAGCAAGTTCTAGCTCATCAACCCAGGGAACCTCTACATCTGGTTCAGGATCAGGAAGTGGGTCATCAGGAAGTGGAACTTCTTCATCATCTGGAAGTACAAGTTCTTTATCTTCACTTTTAGACTCTATATTAAATGATCCTGAAACTGTTGAAATATCTGAACCAACAGGTGAAGAAACTGAAAATGAAGAAGATATTTAA
- a CDS encoding tetratricopeptide repeat protein, with amino-acid sequence MNNKDQRLKNTKQLIIAISITGILLLILSLITVNIIKNNYIDSRLKLAKTLIEGKDYEETKKLLQEILLKYPNHLYSNLIYKNLIKNNYDLALKLIEEYLNKGKKENLKIAQEKEKSNTTNSNSNSSINQKNTKDKTSISNESSNTKSSENTSQNSSIAPKTSKNNESTKKTTAISSPSTQSSSSSSSVQNPSKNQQSQTQETKQTESTTTQQQPKIDPNKQKYDELIKKGKEELNKGNIGKAIEYFEDAKKYKNDDYEAYEQLALSYYKLNPNSSENQKKIIENANKATDIKKDSVLSYVLLGKIYYKNGLYDKSIDSFSKALSYDPNNIDAMEGMVLNYIALKDEEKAKNYIEKLYKADPKNFIANKYLGKMALDAKNYNQALAHIETAYKVNPDDKENIINYLKALYSLNKFNEVISLAQNSLKKEPKYVDEYLFLSLSYWKIGQGNNSISTFNEGLKSNNYYDETYKYKYFYNYGKVLADLKKFNEAEEMFKKSIEINNSYLLPYEELGSLYINNLKKYKEAIQVLEKAIQLGGVNYTNYFNLGTAYKEMGDMQKALENYASAINENKKITDVNQRSQNYAKVYSIIGNMILKDDPAKSYEYYKKALTYASPFIETYSGFCDAALKIDNFNDLNTLNDTVTKFEANVKTSISSDLDINREKANFYVKAGTLYFKLKVFDKAESMAKKAISLISKYASAYDLIIEALIAQKKYDEALKYIDTYLGFANEEKRKELLKKIEEINKNK; translated from the coding sequence ATGAATAATAAAGATCAAAGATTAAAAAACACAAAACAATTAATTATAGCTATTTCTATTACCGGAATCTTATTACTTATTCTTTCTCTCATCACAGTAAATATAATTAAAAACAATTATATAGATTCAAGGTTAAAATTAGCAAAAACTTTAATTGAAGGCAAAGATTATGAGGAAACAAAAAAATTATTACAAGAAATATTACTAAAATATCCAAATCATTTGTATTCAAATTTAATATATAAAAATTTAATTAAAAATAATTATGATCTTGCATTAAAATTAATAGAAGAGTACCTAAATAAAGGCAAAAAGGAGAATTTAAAAATTGCACAAGAAAAAGAAAAATCAAATACAACTAATTCAAACTCAAATAGTAGTATAAACCAAAAGAATACTAAAGATAAAACTTCTATTTCCAATGAATCTTCAAATACTAAATCATCTGAAAACACATCCCAAAATAGTTCAATAGCACCAAAAACCTCTAAAAATAACGAATCTACAAAAAAAACAACAGCCATATCTTCACCTTCAACTCAATCATCCTCTTCTAGCTCTAGTGTTCAGAATCCTTCAAAAAATCAACAATCTCAAACACAAGAAACTAAACAAACAGAATCAACTACAACACAACAGCAACCAAAAATTGATCCAAATAAACAAAAATATGATGAACTTATAAAAAAAGGAAAAGAAGAATTAAATAAAGGAAATATAGGAAAAGCAATAGAATATTTTGAAGATGCTAAAAAATATAAAAATGATGATTATGAAGCATATGAACAATTAGCCTTATCATATTATAAACTAAATCCTAACTCATCTGAAAACCAGAAAAAAATAATTGAAAATGCAAATAAGGCAACTGATATTAAGAAAGATAGCGTTTTATCTTATGTTCTTTTGGGAAAAATTTATTATAAAAATGGCCTTTATGATAAATCAATAGATTCTTTCAGTAAAGCTTTATCTTATGATCCAAATAATATAGATGCAATGGAAGGAATGGTATTAAATTATATAGCACTTAAAGATGAAGAAAAAGCAAAAAATTATATAGAAAAATTATATAAAGCTGATCCAAAAAATTTTATAGCAAACAAATATCTTGGTAAAATGGCTCTTGATGCAAAAAATTACAATCAAGCTTTAGCCCATATTGAAACTGCATATAAAGTTAATCCTGATGACAAAGAAAACATAATAAATTATTTAAAAGCACTATATTCTTTAAATAAATTTAATGAAGTTATTAGTTTAGCACAAAATTCACTTAAAAAGGAACCTAAATATGTTGATGAATATTTATTCTTATCTCTCTCATACTGGAAAATAGGACAAGGAAATAATTCTATTTCTACATTTAATGAAGGTTTAAAATCAAATAATTACTACGATGAAACTTATAAATATAAATATTTTTATAATTATGGGAAAGTTCTTGCAGATCTTAAAAAATTTAATGAAGCAGAAGAAATGTTTAAAAAATCAATTGAAATAAATAATTCATATCTATTACCTTATGAAGAGTTAGGGTCTCTATATATTAATAACTTAAAGAAATATAAAGAAGCAATCCAAGTTCTGGAAAAAGCAATACAACTTGGAGGGGTAAACTATACGAATTACTTTAATCTTGGAACAGCATATAAAGAAATGGGAGATATGCAAAAAGCTTTAGAAAATTATGCTTCTGCTATTAATGAAAACAAAAAGATAACAGATGTTAACCAAAGATCACAAAATTATGCAAAAGTTTATTCTATAATTGGAAATATGATTTTAAAAGACGATCCAGCAAAATCTTATGAATACTATAAAAAAGCTCTAACATATGCATCTCCATTTATTGAAACTTATAGTGGCTTTTGTGATGCTGCATTAAAAATTGATAATTTTAATGACTTAAATACATTAAATGATACAGTTACTAAATTCGAAGCAAATGTTAAAACTTCCATATCTTCTGATCTTGATATAAATAGAGAGAAAGCAAACTTTTATGTTAAAGCTGGTACTTTATATTTTAAACTTAAAGTTTTTGATAAAGCTGAATCTATGGCAAAAAAGGCTATTTCATTAATAAGTAAATATGCATCAGCTTATGATCTTATAATAGAAGCTCTAATTGCACAAAAAAAGTATGATGAAGCTTTAAAATATATTGATACATATCTTGGTTTTGCAAATGAAGAAAAAAGAAAAGAATTATTAAAAAAGATTGAAGAAATAAATAAAAATAAATAA